One [Clostridium] saccharolyticum WM1 DNA segment encodes these proteins:
- a CDS encoding sensor histidine kinase has product MNYNFQDASGYRKFRQKILWQLIIMAVISFTVIVVIYMMVWKGKVGNLLVKFFQRFLHMTQEEAFTTYHYVFRYNFGLFFLGAALFVYFLLLFIFLHRFTRYFDIINHGIDALVSEQDDFIQLVPEMAAIEEKLNTVRKTLSDRAYRAQEAEQRKSDLIMYLAHDIRTPLTSVIGYLSLLDEAPDMPLEQKAKYVHITLEKAYRLENLVNEFFEITRYNSQQIKLEKQIVDLYYMLVQIADEFYPVLTPKANTIAVHADENLTAYGDPTQLARVFNNILKNAVAYSDPHTEISISAGERNHQVVITFRNQGTTIPEEELSSIFEKFYRLDKARASNTGGAGLGLAIAKEIITMHQGTIMADSKGGITSLTVTLPVTN; this is encoded by the coding sequence TTGAACTATAATTTTCAGGATGCATCTGGATACAGAAAGTTCAGACAAAAGATACTATGGCAGCTAATTATTATGGCTGTTATATCATTTACGGTAATTGTAGTCATCTATATGATGGTTTGGAAAGGTAAAGTAGGCAACCTGCTGGTAAAATTTTTCCAAAGGTTTTTGCACATGACGCAAGAAGAAGCATTTACCACCTATCATTATGTGTTCCGGTATAACTTTGGACTTTTTTTCCTTGGTGCTGCGCTTTTCGTATATTTTCTGTTGCTTTTCATATTTCTCCATCGGTTCACCCGATATTTTGATATAATCAATCATGGAATTGATGCATTGGTTTCAGAACAGGATGATTTCATACAACTGGTTCCTGAAATGGCCGCCATTGAAGAGAAGCTGAACACTGTCCGAAAGACTTTGTCTGACCGTGCTTACCGTGCTCAGGAAGCAGAGCAGAGAAAAAGCGACCTCATCATGTATCTGGCTCACGATATACGGACACCGCTCACTTCTGTGATTGGTTATCTAAGCCTGCTGGATGAGGCTCCGGACATGCCGTTGGAGCAAAAGGCAAAATATGTCCATATTACATTGGAGAAAGCATACCGGCTGGAGAATCTGGTAAATGAGTTCTTTGAGATTACCCGTTATAACTCGCAGCAGATTAAACTTGAAAAACAAATAGTTGATTTATACTATATGCTGGTTCAAATAGCAGACGAGTTTTATCCGGTTCTCACTCCTAAGGCAAATACTATAGCGGTTCACGCGGATGAAAACCTTACCGCTTATGGAGATCCCACACAGTTGGCGCGTGTGTTCAATAACATTCTGAAAAATGCTGTGGCGTATAGCGATCCCCATACGGAAATCTCCATTTCCGCGGGTGAAAGGAATCATCAGGTGGTGATTACGTTTCGAAATCAGGGTACCACGATACCTGAGGAAGAGTTATCCTCTATTTTCGAGAAATTCTACCGACTGGACAAAGCCCGTGCCTCGAATACGGGCGGAGCTGGTTTGGGATTGGCTATTGCAAAGGAAATCATAACTATGCACCAGGGAACGATAATGGCGGATAGTAAAGGTGGTATTACGTCCCTTACGGTAACTCTTCCGGTTACAAATTAG
- a CDS encoding M15 family metallopeptidase gives MVNCNNNYSGYKRKRALKQHSRLRKNHMILRLISVAAVIGLLWYCINGLNLKEVSPEPILSIGTDSPDISSADIKKDDTDDPLWSLILVNRWNVIPEDYHVDLTKLSNGQTVDTRIYPALQNMFDAARADGVNLVVVSGYRTAEKQQSLMDEKVAAYKAEGYSAYQAKTEAETWVAIPGTSEHQLGIAVDINADGVQSKGSEVYKWLKQNGYRFGFILRYPPDKTEITGVSNEPWHYRYVGIKAATEMNDQNLCLEEYLRDKN, from the coding sequence ATGGTTAATTGCAATAATAATTATAGCGGCTATAAGAGGAAACGAGCATTAAAACAACATTCACGCTTGAGAAAGAACCATATGATATTGCGGCTGATCTCAGTAGCAGCTGTCATCGGTTTGCTTTGGTACTGCATCAATGGTTTGAATTTGAAAGAAGTTTCGCCTGAACCTATTTTATCCATTGGGACGGACAGTCCCGACATCAGTTCAGCCGACATTAAAAAAGATGATACGGATGATCCTTTGTGGAGCTTGATTCTAGTCAATCGATGGAATGTGATTCCAGAGGATTACCACGTAGATTTGACCAAATTATCAAATGGACAAACTGTTGATACACGGATATACCCGGCACTTCAGAACATGTTTGATGCAGCAAGGGCTGACGGTGTAAATCTCGTGGTCGTTTCAGGATACCGAACGGCTGAGAAGCAGCAGAGCCTGATGGATGAAAAAGTTGCAGCATATAAAGCGGAAGGATATTCAGCCTACCAAGCAAAGACCGAAGCAGAAACATGGGTCGCGATTCCAGGTACAAGTGAACATCAGTTGGGAATCGCTGTGGATATCAATGCGGATGGGGTTCAATCAAAGGGAAGTGAAGTTTATAAATGGCTGAAACAAAACGGATACCGTTTTGGATTTATCCTCCGCTATCCGCCGGATAAAACAGAAATCACTGGTGTGAGCAATGAGCCGTGGCATTACCGCTATGTAGGAATTAAGGCTGCCACTGAAATGAACGATCAAAACCTCTGCCTTGAGGAATATTTAAGAGATAAAAATTGA
- a CDS encoding LacI family DNA-binding transcriptional regulator: MLTIHEVAELAGVSKSTVSRVLNNNGYVNEETRRRIEKIIQEHQYKPSAAAVSLSKQIGSTIGVVIPEIDNTFFGEVLKGINEVADQNGFSIIYCDTQNNGDKELKALSALEQQRVRGVIITPAMGYGDKESVDKLKNALAKLDVPVVVVDRDFDYSQWDTIYFQNYESGYIATESMIQAGNKKIGIIQGDMQLKIARERFRGYQDAMAANGLEIPEQFVLKGDFTIETAYELTKRMIESKVLPDGMITCNNRTSIGFIKAMIEKGITIGSDIAVVGIDNVPMLDVLGFPFSCVSRDTIEMGRMSMKLLMERMNKPDVQRSIWVAPCKLELNGSEKTNR; encoded by the coding sequence ATGCTGACAATTCACGAAGTGGCAGAGCTGGCAGGTGTTTCGAAGTCAACGGTATCCAGAGTTTTGAATAATAATGGCTATGTAAATGAGGAGACCAGGCGCAGGATTGAGAAAATCATACAGGAACATCAATATAAGCCGTCTGCAGCAGCCGTCAGTCTTTCCAAACAGATCGGGAGCACAATCGGTGTGGTTATCCCTGAGATAGACAATACTTTTTTCGGGGAAGTTTTAAAGGGAATCAATGAAGTGGCTGATCAGAATGGTTTTTCTATCATCTATTGTGATACACAAAATAATGGGGATAAAGAACTGAAGGCATTATCAGCCTTAGAACAGCAGCGGGTGAGGGGTGTGATTATTACACCTGCCATGGGCTATGGCGATAAGGAGTCTGTGGACAAGTTAAAGAATGCTTTGGCAAAACTGGATGTGCCAGTGGTAGTGGTAGACAGGGATTTTGATTATTCCCAGTGGGATACGATTTATTTCCAAAACTATGAGAGCGGTTATATTGCAACAGAAAGCATGATCCAGGCCGGGAATAAAAAAATCGGCATTATTCAAGGTGATATGCAGCTTAAAATAGCCAGGGAAAGGTTCCGGGGATATCAGGATGCCATGGCGGCAAATGGATTGGAGATTCCGGAACAATTTGTGTTAAAAGGGGATTTTACCATAGAAACGGCCTATGAACTGACCAAACGTATGATAGAAAGCAAAGTACTGCCTGATGGCATGATTACCTGCAATAACCGTACTAGTATCGGGTTTATTAAAGCCATGATAGAGAAGGGTATTACCATTGGAAGTGATATTGCAGTTGTGGGAATTGACAATGTCCCCATGCTGGATGTGCTGGGGTTCCCATTCAGCTGTGTATCCAGGGATACCATTGAGATGGGACGCATGAGTATGAAGCTTCTTATGGAACGGATGAATAAGCCGGATGTACAAAGAAGCATTTGGGTAGCCCCCTGTAAGCTGGAGCTGAATGGCTCGGAAAAAACAAACCGGTAA
- a CDS encoding ABC transporter substrate-binding protein, whose amino-acid sequence MKKRILAMMMAVTMAGTLTACGGSSSTKSTEAAQPATTTKAEAAESEKPVEPEAKSGPYKITVIIKATDSSYWQTVLLGAQAAAAESNGEIEVTTAGPASETGIDEQVTILENAISSKPDGIVIASISSEATVPAVEEAVAAGIPVVTVDNKLATDAYTQHLATDHYAAASTAAEKMVEQWKEAGIDPSGKKVAVISADSGSAVNQARCEGFADKVKELVPDITMIETQYCDNDIAKAQDAVDNLILANQDLIGIFGDNNHMGDGIANSIAQNEKSGSILAYAFDSDDTEIEAIKSGALTGIVVQDPYGMGYEGVRSVIASLKGKSVEHDVVAATTLVTKDNLDVPEVQKLLYPGK is encoded by the coding sequence ATGAAGAAACGAATTTTAGCAATGATGATGGCAGTCACCATGGCGGGAACGCTGACTGCATGTGGCGGTAGTTCATCCACAAAGTCTACGGAAGCGGCCCAGCCCGCTACCACAACGAAAGCAGAAGCAGCGGAAAGTGAAAAACCAGTAGAACCAGAGGCAAAATCCGGTCCTTACAAAATAACAGTTATTATCAAAGCAACAGATTCTTCCTACTGGCAGACAGTACTACTTGGAGCACAGGCAGCAGCTGCCGAGAGTAACGGAGAGATTGAAGTGACCACTGCAGGTCCGGCATCTGAGACAGGAATTGATGAGCAGGTTACGATACTGGAAAATGCGATTTCTTCTAAACCGGATGGCATAGTCATTGCTTCCATCAGCTCTGAGGCTACTGTTCCGGCGGTGGAGGAAGCAGTAGCAGCAGGAATACCGGTTGTAACTGTTGACAATAAATTAGCAACAGATGCTTATACCCAGCATCTGGCAACCGACCATTATGCAGCGGCATCTACTGCTGCAGAGAAAATGGTGGAGCAGTGGAAAGAAGCAGGAATCGATCCGTCTGGTAAAAAGGTGGCAGTGATCAGTGCGGACTCCGGTTCTGCCGTAAACCAGGCACGTTGTGAGGGATTTGCAGATAAAGTGAAAGAACTGGTTCCAGACATTACAATGATAGAAACCCAGTATTGTGATAATGATATTGCAAAAGCACAGGATGCAGTAGACAATCTGATTCTCGCAAACCAGGACTTGATTGGGATATTCGGAGATAATAACCACATGGGAGACGGCATTGCAAATTCCATTGCTCAGAATGAAAAGTCCGGAAGTATCCTTGCCTATGCATTTGACTCTGATGATACGGAAATCGAAGCAATTAAAAGCGGTGCATTGACCGGCATCGTTGTTCAGGATCCATACGGAATGGGATATGAAGGCGTACGTTCCGTCATTGCATCGTTAAAAGGCAAGAGTGTTGAACATGATGTGGTAGCGGCTACGACTCTGGTAACCAAAGACAATTTAGACGTGCCGGAAGTGCAGAAGCTGCTGTATCCTGGTAAATAA
- a CDS encoding sugar ABC transporter ATP-binding protein — protein MQEQIIPIVSMKGIVKEFPGVRALSGVDLELLPGEVHALVGENGAGKSTIIKILMGVYSKTEGEIYLNGEKKEIKSPFHAQSLGLGAVYQDVNLAQHLSVAENFFMGQLPRTKFGTVDYARMYRETKETLDSIEVHADPKAIIRTLPVAQQEMVAIGKTMHQKAKAVIFDEPTALLTADETKQLFRIIKKLKQDGVGVLYISHRMEEIFSICDRATVLKDGCFVGTVDMKNTDEDRLISMMVGRNVNNMYQIEHVPPGETILKAENISRGTAFQNISFEVKRGEIFGMFGLVGSGRTEIVRAIFGADAKDSGKVTFMGKPADFTRPVYGIQAGIALLPEDRRAQGLALGMSVADNTNMVAVHKITRLGIMNKGKGERIAREYAEKLRTKTPTVYQRVKNLSGGNQQKVVISKWLAQDSDLFIFDEPTVGVDVGAKLEIYKVFESLIKEGKTIIIISSYLPEVMGLADRMMVMYEGRQMGIISREEFTDENIMRYASGMKGKES, from the coding sequence ATGCAGGAACAAATAATACCCATTGTCTCCATGAAAGGAATTGTAAAGGAGTTTCCAGGTGTACGCGCTCTTTCCGGCGTGGACCTGGAGCTCCTTCCAGGAGAAGTACATGCACTGGTAGGCGAGAATGGCGCAGGCAAATCCACGATTATAAAAATACTTATGGGAGTCTATAGCAAAACAGAGGGAGAAATCTATTTAAATGGGGAGAAAAAAGAGATTAAGTCCCCTTTTCATGCACAGTCATTGGGATTGGGGGCGGTGTATCAGGATGTGAATCTGGCACAGCATCTTTCTGTAGCTGAGAACTTCTTTATGGGACAGCTGCCCAGAACGAAATTCGGTACCGTGGATTATGCCCGCATGTATAGAGAAACAAAAGAGACACTGGACTCCATTGAAGTGCATGCGGACCCAAAAGCAATTATCAGGACGCTGCCAGTGGCACAGCAGGAGATGGTTGCAATTGGGAAGACCATGCATCAAAAGGCAAAGGCGGTTATCTTTGATGAACCGACGGCATTACTGACCGCAGATGAGACAAAACAGCTGTTTCGAATTATTAAGAAGCTGAAACAGGACGGCGTAGGGGTTTTGTATATCTCACACCGTATGGAAGAAATATTCAGTATCTGTGACAGGGCTACTGTTTTAAAAGATGGATGCTTTGTGGGAACCGTTGACATGAAAAATACGGATGAAGACCGCCTCATATCAATGATGGTGGGAAGAAACGTAAATAATATGTATCAGATTGAGCATGTTCCACCGGGTGAGACCATCCTTAAGGCAGAAAATATTTCAAGGGGAACCGCCTTTCAAAATATCAGTTTTGAGGTGAAGCGGGGCGAGATCTTTGGCATGTTTGGATTGGTGGGTTCCGGGCGGACCGAAATTGTGAGAGCGATTTTCGGAGCCGATGCCAAAGACTCGGGGAAAGTGACCTTTATGGGAAAGCCGGCAGATTTCACCAGACCGGTTTATGGGATTCAGGCCGGAATTGCACTTCTCCCGGAAGACAGGCGGGCTCAGGGGCTGGCGCTGGGCATGTCGGTGGCAGATAATACCAATATGGTTGCGGTGCACAAAATCACCCGTCTGGGAATTATGAATAAAGGAAAAGGCGAACGAATTGCCCGGGAGTATGCAGAAAAGCTCAGAACAAAGACACCTACGGTTTATCAGCGGGTCAAGAATCTGTCCGGGGGCAATCAGCAGAAGGTGGTTATATCGAAATGGCTGGCACAGGACAGTGATTTATTTATCTTTGATGAGCCCACAGTAGGAGTTGATGTGGGTGCAAAGCTTGAAATCTATAAAGTATTCGAATCTCTGATTAAGGAAGGCAAGACCATAATTATTATATCCTCCTATCTTCCAGAGGTTATGGGGCTTGCAGACAGGATGATGGTGATGTATGAAGGGCGTCAGATGGGAATTATTTCCCGTGAAGAGTTTACCGATGAAAACATCATGCGGTACGCTTCTGGTATGAAAGGAAAGGAGTCATAA
- a CDS encoding ABC transporter permease → MAEKKKQNLFLSRFQTELLLVGILVALFLFFGMKSPVFLKVDTLMKLLKQASIYGIIAIGMTFVITSSGIDLSVGSVVGLSGIIVSMCMVNGVPVLVSILIAIGASVLVGLFNGVLVHNAKVPPFIATMASMTVVRNVILLMTGAKTISNLPQGFTAFASGSVLGIPNMFLTWLAIITLGIFITGRTVFGRNIYAYGSNKESARLSGINISSTVYGVYIFSAIVCGIAGILMAARLGNGVPTSGVGYELDAIAASVVGGASLDGGEGSVIGTVLGAMIMATLRQGGTLLGINSFIMEIMIGSLIAIAVVIDKMRKS, encoded by the coding sequence ATGGCGGAAAAGAAAAAACAAAATCTGTTCCTGTCCCGTTTTCAGACGGAGCTGCTGTTGGTGGGAATTTTAGTTGCACTGTTTTTGTTCTTTGGTATGAAATCACCGGTTTTTTTAAAAGTAGATACACTGATGAAGCTCTTAAAGCAGGCATCCATCTATGGGATCATAGCAATAGGTATGACCTTTGTTATAACGTCCTCTGGTATTGACTTGTCCGTTGGCTCGGTCGTTGGTTTATCAGGAATTATAGTTTCCATGTGCATGGTAAATGGAGTCCCGGTCCTAGTTTCAATCTTGATTGCCATAGGTGCAAGCGTGTTAGTTGGATTGTTTAACGGTGTCCTGGTACATAATGCAAAAGTTCCGCCGTTTATTGCCACCATGGCATCCATGACGGTTGTAAGGAATGTGATTCTGTTGATGACAGGGGCCAAAACCATATCCAACCTTCCCCAGGGCTTTACGGCATTTGCATCTGGCTCTGTATTGGGAATTCCCAATATGTTTCTGACCTGGCTGGCGATTATTACCCTTGGTATATTCATCACAGGAAGAACTGTGTTTGGAAGAAATATCTATGCTTATGGAAGCAATAAAGAATCTGCAAGATTAAGCGGAATCAATATTTCCTCAACGGTATATGGAGTGTATATATTCTCTGCGATTGTATGCGGAATTGCAGGCATTCTGATGGCGGCCCGCCTTGGCAACGGGGTGCCGACTTCCGGTGTTGGATATGAGCTTGATGCAATCGCTGCTTCTGTTGTGGGCGGTGCGAGTTTGGATGGCGGGGAAGGTTCTGTAATTGGTACCGTACTTGGCGCCATGATTATGGCGACGCTTCGTCAGGGCGGAACATTGCTTGGAATCAATTCGTTTATCATGGAAATTATGATAGGTTCGTTAATAGCAATTGCAGTAGTGATTGATAAAATGCGGAAAAGCTGA
- a CDS encoding aldo/keto reductase: MIYKKVGKIAEKISVIGIGCWNFGGDWDSMNDRKSSRIIHAAIEMGVNFFDVAPVYGWGHSEMVLGAALKESGYRDKVLIASKGGLLWNEKHETKNNLSKASLLKEIDETLIRLQTDHVDIYQLHWPDPNVPLEETAEALEEMKRAGKIRYVGLSNFSQTDVDKMMEYTDVHCQQSLYNMLERNTDSYHSIPLEYLTEKEVLPNVRKYGQAFLPYSPLFQGLLAGKFHSGSNFSENDIRNANPKLAGPAFRQYFDGAEQIKKIAEEYGKPMNEVALNWLRQKEEVTSIIGGASTVEQLEQNIQCTAWDIDDEMMAKINIVLEPFENL; encoded by the coding sequence ATGATTTACAAGAAGGTTGGAAAAATTGCAGAAAAAATCTCGGTGATTGGAATTGGGTGCTGGAATTTTGGAGGCGATTGGGATTCCATGAATGACAGGAAATCATCACGGATTATTCATGCGGCAATTGAAATGGGAGTAAATTTCTTCGATGTTGCCCCGGTATATGGCTGGGGGCATTCGGAAATGGTTCTGGGAGCAGCGCTTAAGGAAAGTGGCTACAGAGATAAGGTTCTGATTGCTTCCAAAGGCGGCCTGCTATGGAATGAGAAGCATGAGACGAAAAATAATCTTTCAAAAGCAAGCCTGCTGAAAGAGATTGATGAGACATTGATCAGACTTCAGACTGACCATGTGGATATCTACCAGTTGCATTGGCCTGATCCCAATGTGCCACTGGAGGAAACGGCAGAAGCCCTGGAAGAAATGAAAAGGGCCGGAAAAATCCGTTATGTAGGATTGAGTAATTTTTCACAAACAGATGTAGATAAAATGATGGAATATACAGATGTTCATTGTCAGCAGAGCCTTTACAATATGCTGGAGCGGAATACAGACAGCTATCACAGCATTCCTTTGGAATATCTGACAGAAAAGGAAGTTCTGCCTAATGTAAGAAAGTATGGTCAGGCATTTTTGCCCTACAGCCCGCTGTTCCAGGGGCTGCTGGCCGGGAAATTCCATTCAGGGTCAAACTTTTCTGAAAATGATATCAGGAATGCAAATCCCAAGCTGGCAGGGCCGGCGTTCCGCCAGTATTTTGATGGTGCAGAACAGATTAAGAAAATTGCGGAGGAATATGGAAAACCAATGAACGAGGTTGCTTTGAACTGGCTGAGGCAAAAAGAGGAAGTCACTTCTATTATTGGAGGTGCTTCAACGGTAGAGCAGTTGGAGCAGAATATACAATGTACTGCCTGGGATATTGATGATGAAATGATGGCAAAGATTAATATTGTACTGGAACCATTTGAGAACTTATAA
- a CDS encoding TetR/AcrR family transcriptional regulator codes for MKTKRQLQKEHTRKKIIETAYQIYSEQGFSATTAVIAKEAGVSHGTIFAHFSSLDELLCCLIQDFGDALGSEIHRLAETKDNIEELLKTHLDLLARHEKFYIRLIAERSLLPEDARLTFSNIQSIVAFHFNKAFERESSTIKDVPIPLLFNTWMGLVHYYLLNKDLFSPDTPVLERYGSKLTETFLELIKK; via the coding sequence TTGAAAACAAAAAGGCAGCTGCAAAAGGAACATACCCGAAAAAAGATAATTGAAACAGCATATCAGATTTATTCTGAACAAGGTTTTTCCGCTACAACGGCTGTTATCGCAAAGGAAGCCGGCGTATCTCACGGCACAATATTTGCCCATTTCTCATCTTTAGATGAATTGCTGTGCTGTCTGATTCAGGATTTCGGTGATGCCCTGGGATCAGAGATACACCGGCTGGCGGAAACAAAAGATAATATTGAGGAGCTGTTAAAGACCCATTTGGATCTTTTAGCCCGTCACGAGAAATTTTATATCCGGCTGATTGCGGAAAGGAGTTTATTGCCGGAGGATGCAAGATTAACTTTTTCAAATATTCAATCCATTGTTGCTTTCCACTTTAACAAGGCATTTGAACGGGAAAGCAGTACAATAAAAGATGTTCCTATCCCCCTTTTGTTTAATACGTGGATGGGATTGGTCCATTATTATTTGTTAAACAAGGATTTATTTTCGCCGGATACGCCGGTTTTAGAACGGTATGGTTCAAAACTTACGGAAACTTTTTTAGAATTGATTAAAAAATAA
- a CDS encoding zinc ribbon domain-containing protein, with protein sequence MKVCIACGMPMAEASEFACGDTTKDYCVHCARPDGSMQSFEEKKAGMIRFIMRTQGFDEKAAIQMAENSMKKLPAWKEFFHH encoded by the coding sequence ATGAAAGTTTGTATTGCCTGCGGTATGCCGATGGCAGAGGCTTCTGAATTTGCCTGCGGTGACACAACGAAAGACTATTGTGTACACTGCGCCCGCCCCGACGGCTCCATGCAGTCGTTCGAAGAAAAGAAGGCTGGTATGATCCGTTTTATCATGAGAACCCAGGGATTTGATGAAAAGGCCGCGATACAAATGGCCGAAAACAGCATGAAAAAGCTTCCTGCGTGGAAAGAATTTTTCCATCATTGA
- a CDS encoding carboxymuconolactone decarboxylase family protein, with translation MKVSTAFQAFGLEAPGVERAWMDMVQKLDKESALDKKTEELAYLAVMAAVRLESGLPFHVQMAKLNGATREEVISSILVGLPAVGNQVIQALPIALEAFDHDPAVYSK, from the coding sequence ATGAAGGTAAGTACAGCATTTCAGGCTTTCGGATTAGAGGCACCAGGAGTGGAAAGAGCCTGGATGGATATGGTACAGAAACTGGACAAGGAAAGTGCGCTGGATAAGAAGACAGAGGAACTTGCCTATCTTGCAGTGATGGCTGCCGTAAGGCTGGAAAGCGGATTGCCTTTCCATGTTCAAATGGCAAAATTAAACGGAGCAACAAGAGAAGAGGTGATCAGCAGTATTCTGGTAGGATTGCCTGCAGTTGGAAATCAGGTTATCCAGGCCTTGCCTATCGCCCTGGAAGCATTTGATCATGATCCCGCTGTTTATTCAAAATAA
- the licT gene encoding BglG family transcription antiterminator LicT: MMFEFVKSLNNNIVLAYDENHNEVVLFGTGIGFSRKRGDLVEESSVSKLFINDSNKRLAPMIQNLSEDIVSVTEDIIQYGSRILEKQLHASILIVLADHLYFAMERAKKNQNVDNPLQWEIPHLYPKEYEIGARGVKLIEERLFVKLPPQEASFIALHFVNAQFESQDMSDTLKITEIISRILDIVSYHFQLVLDENSLYYSRFIVHLRYFIIRQETHMKDTIGLNDENLLETVKTRYKKSYQCAVKIAKYLNDAYSWDVSKDEIIYLLLHIERITSVIKK; encoded by the coding sequence ATGATGTTCGAGTTTGTCAAATCACTGAATAATAACATTGTACTTGCCTACGACGAGAATCATAACGAAGTCGTTCTGTTTGGTACCGGCATCGGTTTCAGCCGGAAGCGAGGGGATCTGGTAGAGGAATCTTCTGTCAGCAAGCTTTTCATCAATGACAGCAATAAGCGGCTGGCCCCTATGATTCAGAATTTATCGGAGGACATTGTATCTGTCACGGAAGATATCATCCAATATGGCTCCAGGATATTGGAAAAACAGCTTCATGCCTCTATTCTGATTGTTCTGGCTGATCATCTGTACTTTGCAATGGAGAGGGCGAAGAAAAATCAGAATGTAGATAATCCTCTCCAATGGGAGATTCCTCACCTGTATCCTAAGGAATATGAAATCGGAGCAAGGGGGGTGAAGCTTATTGAGGAACGGCTTTTTGTTAAGCTGCCGCCTCAGGAGGCATCCTTTATCGCTCTGCATTTTGTAAATGCACAATTTGAAAGTCAGGATATGAGTGATACTCTGAAAATAACAGAGATCATCAGCAGAATCCTGGATATTGTCAGCTACCATTTTCAACTGGTATTGGATGAAAATTCACTATATTACTCCAGGTTTATCGTACATCTGCGGTATTTTATTATAAGACAGGAAACTCATATGAAGGATACCATCGGATTAAACGACGAGAATTTACTGGAAACGGTAAAGACCCGTTATAAAAAAAGCTATCAATGTGCTGTAAAGATTGCAAAATACTTAAATGATGCCTATTCCTGGGACGTATCCAAGGATGAAATCATCTATCTGCTGCTTCATATTGAAAGGATAACAAGTGTCATTAAAAAGTGA